One Bacillota bacterium genomic region harbors:
- the tmk gene encoding dTMP kinase, which translates to MEGPRTPRSSRAFAFGLSGLGRGAPAPSARAGEQVESPARRRSDTLRGEEGTIQGLFLSFEGGEGAGKSTQAARLADALAARGVPVELVREPGGTALGEAVRAVLLERRETPLVPAAEALLYLAARAQLVRERILPALAAGRCVVADRFADSTLAYQAFGLGEPIELVESANGWATAGRKPDRTYLLDLDPEVGLERHESEHPVRDRIEARGLEYHQRVREGYRRLARAETGRFLVLAAEEPVERLHAIILEDAWRLWCSRGERGGEA; encoded by the coding sequence ATGGAGGGCCCGCGAACTCCCCGGAGTTCGCGGGCTTTTGCTTTCGGTCTGTCCGGCCTCGGCAGGGGGGCGCCGGCGCCGAGCGCGCGGGCGGGAGAGCAGGTCGAGTCGCCGGCGCGCCGCCGTTCTGATACCTTACGCGGGGAGGAAGGAACGATCCAAGGGCTCTTTCTGAGCTTCGAGGGCGGCGAGGGCGCCGGCAAGTCGACCCAGGCGGCTCGCCTGGCGGACGCGCTGGCGGCCCGGGGCGTTCCGGTGGAGCTGGTGCGGGAGCCGGGCGGGACGGCGCTGGGCGAGGCGGTGCGGGCTGTCCTCCTGGAGCGGCGCGAGACGCCGCTGGTGCCGGCCGCGGAGGCGCTCCTCTACCTGGCGGCGCGGGCACAGCTGGTGCGGGAGCGGATCCTGCCCGCGCTCGCCGCAGGGCGGTGCGTCGTCGCGGACCGCTTCGCCGATTCCACCCTGGCCTACCAGGCCTTCGGCCTGGGGGAGCCGATCGAGCTGGTGGAGAGTGCCAACGGATGGGCGACGGCGGGAAGGAAGCCCGATCGCACCTACCTCCTCGACCTGGATCCGGAGGTCGGGCTGGAGCGGCACGAGTCGGAGCATCCCGTGCGGGACCGTATCGAGGCGCGGGGCTTGGAGTACCATCAGCGCGTGCGGGAGGGCTACCGCCGGCTGGCGCGGGCCGAGACGGGGCGGTTCCTGGTGCTGGCGGCGGAGGAGCCGGTGGAGCGGCTGCACGCCATCATTCTCGAGGACGCTTGGCGGCTCTGGTGTTCTCGCGGGGAGCGGGGTGGGGAAGCGTGA
- a CDS encoding cyclic-di-AMP receptor — protein MKLVIAVVQDKDSGRLLSALVDRGHSATKLASTGGFLREGNTTLLIGVEDDEVEEVLHLIGEVCQSRQQMVNPMPPAAGQVESYMTYPVEVTVGGATVFVLDVEHFAKF, from the coding sequence GTGAAGCTGGTGATCGCCGTGGTACAGGACAAGGACTCGGGGCGGCTCCTGAGCGCGCTGGTCGACCGCGGGCACTCGGCGACCAAGCTGGCGAGCACCGGGGGCTTCCTGCGCGAAGGGAACACCACCCTGCTGATCGGCGTGGAAGACGACGAGGTGGAGGAGGTGCTCCACCTGATCGGGGAGGTCTGCCAGTCGCGCCAGCAGATGGTCAATCCCATGCCGCCCGCGGCCGGCCAGGTGGAGAGCTACATGACCTACCCGGTCGAGGTGACGGTCGGCGGCGCCACGGTCTTCGTCCTCGATGTCGAACACTTCGCGAAATTCTAG
- the ricT gene encoding regulatory iron-sulfur-containing complex subunit RicT: MNEERVRVIGVRFRLAGPVAEVTAGELEPVLETAVVVAGERGEELARVVRRGRWVPAAEGEGLPRVVRLATASDLEADAENRRLADEAFSTCAELIEEEGLAMHLVDARYNLDRSHLLFSFTAPERVDFRHLVRQLATRFRTRIELRQVGPRDAARLLGGIGPCGRILCCTSFLREFNTVTVRMAKAQALALNPESLSGLCGRLKCCLRYEWTGGNQGGGEADAKGELLTGVG; this comes from the coding sequence TTGAACGAGGAACGGGTGCGGGTGATCGGTGTCCGTTTCCGCTTGGCCGGACCGGTGGCGGAGGTGACCGCCGGCGAGCTGGAGCCGGTGCTGGAGACGGCGGTGGTGGTGGCCGGCGAGCGCGGGGAGGAGCTGGCCCGGGTGGTGCGACGGGGCCGGTGGGTTCCCGCCGCGGAGGGCGAGGGGCTCCCGCGGGTGGTCCGCCTGGCGACCGCGAGCGACCTGGAGGCCGATGCGGAGAACCGGCGGCTGGCCGACGAGGCCTTCTCCACCTGCGCCGAACTGATCGAGGAGGAAGGCCTGGCCATGCACCTGGTGGATGCCCGCTACAATCTCGACCGGTCGCACCTCCTCTTCTCCTTCACCGCTCCGGAGAGGGTGGACTTCCGCCACCTGGTCCGCCAGCTGGCCACCCGCTTTCGCACCCGGATCGAGCTGCGCCAGGTCGGTCCGCGGGATGCAGCGCGGTTGCTGGGCGGCATCGGTCCCTGCGGGCGGATCCTCTGCTGCACCAGCTTCCTGAGGGAGTTCAACACCGTCACGGTGCGGATGGCCAAGGCCCAGGCGCTGGCGCTCAACCCCGAGTCGCTCTCGGGGCTCTGCGGCCGCCTCAAGTGCTGCCTCCGGTACGAGTGGACCGGCGGCAACCAGGGCGGCGGCGAAGCCGACGCCAAGGGCGAGCTCCTGACGGGAGTGGGGTAG
- the rsmI gene encoding 16S rRNA (cytidine(1402)-2'-O)-methyltransferase, whose translation MAGTLYVVATPIGHLEDITLRALRVLRAVDRILAEDTRHTALLLRHYRIRKPLVSYHEHNERQRAGEALAWLEAGEELALVSDAGTPALSDPGYRLIRLAAERGVRVSPVPGAMAAVAALSASGLPTDAFTFAGFPPRRVGPRRRWLEQLAAEPRTVILYEAPERVARTLAEMREIFGGERRAVVARELTKAFEEFRRGRLDELAHLATEGRPRGEHVLLVEGAGRRRVAEEGNA comes from the coding sequence TTGGCCGGTACGCTTTATGTCGTGGCCACGCCCATCGGCCACCTGGAGGATATCACCCTTCGCGCGCTCCGGGTGCTGAGGGCGGTCGACCGCATCCTCGCCGAGGACACGCGCCACACGGCACTCCTGCTCCGGCACTACCGGATCCGGAAGCCGCTGGTAAGCTATCATGAGCACAACGAGCGCCAGCGGGCCGGGGAGGCGCTGGCCTGGCTGGAGGCGGGCGAGGAGCTGGCGCTGGTCAGCGACGCCGGGACGCCCGCCCTCTCCGACCCAGGCTATCGCCTGATCCGTCTGGCCGCGGAGCGAGGGGTGCGGGTGTCACCGGTGCCGGGCGCCATGGCGGCGGTGGCGGCGCTGAGCGCCTCCGGGCTGCCCACCGACGCCTTCACCTTTGCCGGCTTTCCGCCCCGGCGGGTGGGGCCGCGCCGGCGCTGGCTCGAGCAGCTGGCCGCCGAGCCCAGGACCGTCATCCTGTACGAGGCGCCGGAGAGGGTGGCGCGCACGCTGGCGGAGATGCGGGAGATCTTCGGCGGCGAGCGGCGAGCGGTGGTGGCCCGGGAGTTGACCAAGGCTTTCGAAGAGTTCCGCCGCGGCCGGCTGGACGAGCTCGCTCACCTGGCGACGGAAGGCAGGCCCCGCGGGGAGCACGTCCTCCTGGTGGAGGGGGCCGGCCGGCGGCGCGTCGCCGAGGAGGGGAACGCGTGA
- the metG gene encoding methionine--tRNA ligase, translated as MSRGEAAAREGSRPSFYLTVAIDYSNSAPHLGHAYEKVAGDALVRYHRLRGEDGFFLGGNDEHSVNVLKSARAQGLEPKEYCDRMHRVFQETYERLGLQLDEFMQTSGERHVRAVQELARAIYENGYVYKGRYAGWYCPSCEAFYTEKDLDAEHLCPVHGRPAEYIEEENYFFRLSAFRDRILRHIESHPDFVQPETRRNEVLAVLRGGLEDISISRAHMEWGIPIPWDPSQVVYVWFDALASYISGIGYGSDPERFRRYWPADVHLVGKDISRFHAIIWPAMLMAAGLELPRKVFVHGFLNYRGSKLSKSSGNVIAPADLLDKYGVDPVRWFLCAETPFGEDGDFTEETFIHRVNADLANDLGNLLSRVTAMIDRYAAGRIPSPEASDGVLRKAAAAAKEAYTQAMERLALREAAQAALEPVRRANKYLDEQAPWELARHPEQRARLEAVLYDVAEVLRVSAVLVSPFLVQAPERIWEQLGAEGSPRSGWSAAEWGGLRAGTPIRRGSALFPRLEPPSAGAGAAAPSPQPQRGTLAAAARDEAPAAAGLVDVETFRQLDLRVARIEEAERIPGADRLLRLVLSAGELGRRQVVAGVAEHYRPEELVGRQVVFVANLKPARLRGVESQGMILAASGEGELALVAPEHPVEPGTRVK; from the coding sequence GTGAGCAGAGGGGAAGCGGCAGCCCGGGAAGGCAGCAGGCCTTCCTTCTATCTGACGGTGGCCATCGACTACTCCAACTCGGCCCCCCACCTGGGTCACGCCTACGAGAAGGTGGCGGGCGACGCCCTCGTCCGCTACCACCGGCTGCGCGGCGAGGACGGCTTCTTCCTGGGCGGCAACGACGAGCACAGCGTCAACGTCCTCAAGAGCGCGCGGGCCCAGGGACTGGAGCCGAAAGAATACTGCGACCGGATGCACCGGGTTTTCCAGGAGACCTACGAGCGGCTCGGCCTCCAGCTGGACGAGTTCATGCAGACCAGCGGGGAGCGGCACGTCCGGGCGGTGCAGGAGCTGGCGCGCGCCATCTACGAGAACGGCTACGTCTACAAGGGCCGCTACGCCGGCTGGTACTGCCCAAGCTGCGAAGCCTTTTACACCGAGAAGGACCTGGACGCGGAGCACCTCTGCCCCGTCCACGGCAGGCCGGCCGAGTACATCGAGGAAGAGAACTACTTCTTCAGGCTGTCCGCCTTCCGCGACCGGATCCTGCGGCACATCGAGAGCCACCCGGACTTCGTCCAGCCCGAGACGCGGCGGAACGAGGTGCTGGCGGTCCTGCGCGGCGGCCTCGAGGACATCAGCATCAGCCGGGCCCATATGGAGTGGGGCATCCCGATCCCCTGGGATCCCTCCCAGGTGGTCTACGTCTGGTTCGACGCGCTGGCCAGCTACATCTCGGGGATCGGCTACGGGAGCGATCCCGAGCGCTTCCGCCGCTACTGGCCGGCCGACGTCCACCTCGTCGGCAAGGACATCAGCCGCTTCCACGCCATCATCTGGCCCGCCATGCTGATGGCGGCCGGCCTGGAGCTGCCGAGGAAGGTCTTCGTCCACGGCTTCCTCAATTACCGCGGCTCCAAGCTCTCCAAGTCGAGCGGCAACGTGATCGCCCCTGCCGATCTCCTGGACAAGTACGGCGTCGACCCGGTCCGCTGGTTCCTCTGCGCGGAGACGCCCTTCGGCGAGGACGGCGACTTCACCGAGGAGACCTTCATCCACCGGGTCAACGCCGACCTGGCCAACGACCTGGGCAACCTTCTCTCGCGGGTGACGGCCATGATCGACCGCTACGCGGCGGGCCGGATCCCCTCGCCGGAGGCGAGCGACGGCGTCCTGCGCAAGGCCGCCGCCGCGGCCAAGGAAGCCTACACCCAGGCGATGGAGCGGCTCGCCCTGCGCGAGGCGGCGCAGGCGGCGCTCGAACCCGTTCGACGCGCGAACAAGTACCTGGACGAGCAGGCGCCCTGGGAGTTGGCCCGGCATCCGGAGCAGCGGGCGAGGCTGGAGGCGGTCCTCTACGACGTGGCCGAAGTGTTGCGGGTCTCGGCGGTGCTGGTCTCGCCCTTCCTGGTCCAGGCGCCGGAGCGGATCTGGGAGCAGCTGGGAGCCGAGGGCTCGCCCCGGAGCGGCTGGTCGGCGGCAGAGTGGGGCGGGCTCCGGGCGGGGACCCCCATCCGGCGCGGATCGGCGCTCTTCCCCCGCCTGGAGCCGCCCTCCGCCGGCGCCGGCGCCGCGGCTCCGTCGCCCCAGCCCCAGCGGGGCACGCTGGCCGCCGCTGCCCGGGACGAGGCTCCCGCGGCGGCCGGGCTGGTCGACGTCGAGACCTTCCGCCAGCTGGATCTGCGGGTGGCGCGGATCGAGGAGGCCGAGAGGATCCCCGGCGCCGACCGGCTGCTCAGGCTGGTCCTGTCGGCGGGAGAGCTGGGGCGGCGACAGGTGGTGGCGGGGGTGGCCGAGCACTACCGCCCGGAGGAGCTGGTCGGGAGGCAGGTGGTCTTCGTCGCCAATCTGAAGCCGGCGCGGTTGCGGGGCGTGGAGTCCCAGGGCATGATCCTGGCCGCCAGCGGCGAGGGCGAGCTCGCCCTGGTGGCGCCGGAGCATCCCGTAGAACCCGGCACACGGGTGAAGTAG
- a CDS encoding TatD family hydrolase, with product MPEPSRRRGEAGREADPFAGGRLEAGAPARGPLFDAHAHLADPALAGERQAVLERARQAGLLWILDSGTSLEDSQRALARRGEAAGVRVEVAVGVHPHEAAGAPPDWPERLRGLARRGAVAIGEIGLDYHYDRSPRPVQREALRRQLELARELDLPVVLHEREAHADLLAILDQTGLPPRGGVIHSFSGGPGEAEAYLGRGLFLGVSGMVTFRRADALRQAIREAPAERLLYETDSPYLAPHPLRGRRNEPAHVAWTVAAVAELRGEPAAELLRAAWTGLARLYGAPLPERPVRGGPAG from the coding sequence GTGCCTGAGCCGTCCCGGAGGCGCGGCGAGGCGGGGAGGGAGGCCGACCCGTTCGCCGGCGGCCGGCTGGAGGCGGGGGCGCCGGCCAGGGGGCCGCTCTTCGACGCCCACGCGCACCTCGCCGACCCGGCGTTGGCCGGCGAGCGGCAGGCGGTGCTGGAGCGGGCCCGGCAGGCCGGGCTCCTCTGGATCCTCGACAGCGGCACCTCGCTCGAGGACTCCCAGCGGGCGCTGGCGCGGCGCGGCGAGGCGGCGGGCGTCCGGGTGGAGGTAGCCGTGGGGGTCCACCCGCACGAGGCGGCCGGTGCCCCGCCGGACTGGCCGGAGCGGCTGCGGGGACTGGCACGCCGGGGCGCCGTCGCCATCGGCGAGATCGGCCTCGACTATCATTACGATCGGTCGCCGCGACCGGTACAGCGGGAGGCGCTCCGAAGGCAGCTGGAGCTGGCACGGGAGCTGGATTTGCCGGTGGTCCTCCACGAGCGGGAGGCGCACGCCGATCTCCTGGCCATCCTGGACCAGACCGGCCTGCCGCCCCGGGGAGGGGTGATCCACTCCTTCTCGGGCGGCCCCGGCGAGGCAGAGGCCTACCTGGGGCGGGGGCTCTTCCTCGGCGTCTCCGGTATGGTCACCTTCCGGCGGGCGGACGCCCTCCGCCAGGCGATCCGCGAGGCGCCGGCGGAGCGGCTGCTTTACGAGACGGACTCGCCCTACCTCGCGCCGCATCCGCTCCGCGGAAGGCGGAACGAGCCGGCCCACGTGGCCTGGACCGTGGCGGCGGTGGCCGAGCTGCGGGGCGAGCCGGCCGCGGAGCTCCTCCGTGCCGCCTGGACCGGCCTGGCCAGGCTGTACGGCGCACCGTTGCCGGAGAGACCGGTGCGGGGCGGGCCCGCTGGGTGA
- the rsmA gene encoding 16S rRNA (adenine(1518)-N(6)/adenine(1519)-N(6))-dimethyltransferase RsmA, whose product MNRLPGTSPRALKALLAELGVRPDRRLGQNFLVDARVLRSAVEAAELHAGDAVLEVGPGTGTLSAALLEAGCRLLAVERDRRLAGWLSQALAGQPAFHLLVGDVLRLDWRSAWRATFGPVERALVVSNLPYAISGPLVRDLVTADEPAWERLVLLVQREFADRLTAPPGTEAYGALTLLTRRYARVERLLRVSPASFWPEPEVESALIRLWPIRPRPPREPFESLVRVAFAHRRKTLENGLKGWRGPRGGLGRPEVERLCRRAGLDPAVRAEELDVADFERLARVVEAGEL is encoded by the coding sequence ATGAACCGGCTGCCGGGCACCTCCCCGCGAGCGCTCAAGGCCCTGCTGGCCGAGCTGGGGGTGCGCCCGGACCGCCGGCTGGGGCAGAACTTCCTGGTCGACGCGCGTGTCCTCCGCTCCGCGGTGGAGGCCGCCGAGCTCCACGCGGGCGACGCGGTGCTGGAGGTGGGGCCGGGAACCGGGACGCTGTCGGCCGCCCTGCTCGAGGCGGGCTGCCGGTTGCTGGCGGTGGAGCGGGACCGCCGCCTGGCCGGCTGGCTGTCGCAGGCCCTGGCCGGCCAGCCGGCGTTTCACCTGCTCGTGGGCGACGTGCTCCGCCTGGACTGGCGGTCGGCCTGGCGGGCGACGTTCGGACCGGTGGAGCGCGCGCTGGTGGTCTCCAACCTGCCCTACGCCATCTCCGGGCCGCTGGTCCGGGACCTGGTGACGGCGGACGAACCGGCGTGGGAGCGGCTGGTCCTCCTCGTGCAGCGCGAGTTCGCCGACCGGCTGACGGCGCCTCCCGGGACGGAGGCCTACGGGGCGCTGACGCTCCTGACCCGGCGCTATGCGCGCGTGGAGCGGCTGCTCCGGGTCTCTCCCGCCTCCTTCTGGCCCGAACCGGAGGTGGAGTCGGCGCTGATCCGCCTCTGGCCGATCCGGCCGCGACCGCCACGGGAGCCCTTCGAGTCGCTGGTCCGCGTCGCTTTCGCCCACCGGCGCAAGACGCTGGAGAACGGCCTGAAGGGCTGGCGGGGTCCGCGAGGCGGGTTGGGACGGCCGGAGGTGGAACGGCTCTGCCGGCGAGCCGGGCTCGACCCCGCCGTGCGGGCGGAAGAGCTGGACGTGGCCGACTTCGAGCGCCTCGCCCGGGTGGTGGAGGCCGGAGAGCTATAA
- a CDS encoding ribonuclease H-like YkuK family protein, which translates to MTFFSPTRGALDFDGVFQEIVRFLEEDPESEYTLIVGSDSQLRSHDVVYVTAIVVHRRGKGGRYFYEKRVRRRSESLRQRILYEASLSLQVAGRLAEALSENGHARMNVEIHLDIGSHGDTKDLIREIVGMVTGSGFGARIKPDSFGASSVADKYTK; encoded by the coding sequence ATGACCTTCTTCAGCCCGACTCGGGGAGCGCTCGACTTCGATGGGGTTTTCCAGGAGATTGTCCGCTTCCTCGAGGAGGATCCGGAGTCGGAGTACACCCTCATCGTAGGCAGCGACTCGCAGCTTCGCAGCCACGATGTGGTCTATGTGACCGCCATCGTCGTCCACCGCCGGGGAAAGGGTGGGCGATATTTTTATGAGAAACGGGTACGGCGGAGGTCGGAGAGCCTGCGCCAGCGGATCCTCTACGAGGCCTCCCTCAGCCTGCAGGTGGCGGGCAGGTTGGCCGAGGCGCTCTCGGAGAACGGCCACGCCCGCATGAACGTGGAGATCCACCTCGACATCGGCTCCCATGGCGACACCAAGGACCTGATCCGGGAGATCGTCGGCATGGTCACCGGGAGCGGATTCGGCGCCCGCATCAAGCCGGACTCCTTTGGCGCCTCCAGCGTCGCCGACAAGTACACGAAGTGA
- a CDS encoding Veg family protein, whose protein sequence is MAGQKEMLQIRRVLEAHLGERVRVRANKGRRKFVEREGTLESTYSSLFVIRLEQGSEGRHVSYTYQDILTCEVELHLLDREGEQVLVPSGTL, encoded by the coding sequence GTGGCGGGCCAGAAGGAGATGCTCCAGATCCGGCGCGTTCTGGAGGCGCATCTCGGCGAACGGGTCCGGGTCCGGGCCAACAAAGGCCGCCGGAAGTTCGTCGAGCGCGAGGGAACGCTGGAGAGCACCTACTCGAGTCTCTTCGTGATCCGGCTGGAACAGGGCAGCGAAGGGCGACACGTCTCGTACACGTACCAGGACATCCTGACCTGCGAGGTGGAGCTCCACCTCCTGGACCGCGAGGGCGAGCAGGTGCTGGTACCTTCCGGTACCCTCTGA
- a CDS encoding 4-(cytidine 5'-diphospho)-2-C-methyl-D-erythritol kinase — protein sequence MSTIRLDARAKLNLSLHVVGRVGDVHAITSVMQSLLLSDRLEIEKADETSLWVSEAGLADGSNLVCKALRELEARVGRPLPLAIRLEKEIPAAAGLGGASADAAALLRAADRIYELGLTGAELSAVGRRVGSDVPFALVGGSAYVAATGEEVVPLPFLGDLEVLLAVPDPPLLTGQIYAGWDELAAGDASCLHPDPHRRLGRIRPGDRRSLAGLLHNDLLEPAARRSPGLRRLLRSWRQVTPLAGMSGSGPTLFALPVDRSETEELERLARREGARIFRTRFARSGVVVREGSRERGARIGIQAGRPAKG from the coding sequence GTGTCGACCATCCGCCTGGATGCCAGGGCCAAGCTGAACCTCTCCTTGCACGTCGTGGGCCGGGTGGGCGACGTCCACGCCATCACCTCGGTGATGCAGTCGCTGCTCCTCTCGGACCGGCTGGAGATCGAGAAGGCCGACGAGACCTCGCTCTGGGTGAGCGAGGCAGGGCTGGCCGACGGCTCCAACCTGGTCTGCAAGGCGCTCCGCGAGCTGGAGGCCCGGGTCGGACGACCGCTTCCCCTGGCCATACGGCTGGAGAAGGAGATACCGGCGGCGGCGGGGCTCGGTGGCGCCAGCGCCGACGCCGCCGCCCTGCTTCGGGCGGCGGATCGGATCTACGAGCTCGGCCTGACGGGGGCGGAGCTGTCGGCGGTGGGGCGGCGCGTGGGCTCGGACGTCCCGTTCGCCCTGGTGGGCGGCAGCGCCTACGTCGCCGCCACCGGCGAGGAAGTGGTGCCGCTCCCCTTCCTCGGGGATCTGGAGGTGCTGCTGGCCGTCCCCGATCCCCCGCTGCTGACCGGCCAGATCTATGCGGGATGGGACGAGCTGGCGGCCGGCGACGCCTCCTGTCTCCACCCCGACCCGCACCGGCGGCTGGGGCGGATCCGGCCGGGCGACCGGCGATCGCTGGCCGGTCTGCTCCATAACGATCTCCTCGAGCCCGCGGCGCGCCGCTCGCCGGGGCTGCGCCGGCTCCTGCGGAGCTGGCGCCAGGTGACGCCCCTGGCCGGCATGAGCGGAAGCGGTCCGACGCTCTTCGCCCTGCCGGTCGACCGCTCCGAGACCGAGGAGCTGGAACGCCTGGCCCGCCGGGAGGGGGCGCGCATCTTCCGCACCCGCTTCGCCCGGAGCGGCGTCGTCGTCCGCGAGGGATCGCGGGAACGAGGGGCGAGGATCGGCATCCAGGCCGGCAGGCCGGCGAAAGGGTGA
- a CDS encoding NTP transferase domain-containing protein, with translation MHAIVLAGGPNTGPLREVAEVAFEAEVPVAGRPMVLWVVDALRQSEWVTGVRVMGPSSLAPLLEGKAELREPGATFAGTMLRSLEGLEADDRLLFATADIPLITAPMVDRFVAAAAEEDADLAATVVLRQVCERAYPGVHRTYVPLREGPVTMGNLFLARPWVMPQVIENVQRLYDARKNPLRLAGLFGPGMIFRLLTRSMSLPELEAYFSKRLGGARGVAVVSPDPEVGIDVDKVADWQLAEEHLARRARA, from the coding sequence TTGCATGCCATCGTCTTGGCGGGCGGCCCCAACACGGGGCCGTTGCGCGAGGTGGCGGAGGTGGCGTTCGAGGCCGAGGTGCCCGTGGCGGGGAGGCCCATGGTGCTCTGGGTGGTGGACGCGCTCCGCCAGTCCGAGTGGGTGACCGGCGTCCGCGTCATGGGGCCGTCGAGCCTGGCTCCGCTGCTGGAGGGGAAGGCCGAGCTGCGCGAGCCCGGCGCCACCTTCGCCGGCACCATGCTCCGTTCGCTGGAAGGCCTGGAGGCCGACGACCGGCTCCTCTTCGCCACGGCCGACATCCCGCTGATCACCGCGCCGATGGTCGACCGCTTCGTGGCCGCGGCCGCGGAGGAAGACGCCGACCTGGCGGCGACCGTGGTGCTCCGGCAGGTCTGCGAGCGCGCCTATCCGGGGGTGCACCGGACCTATGTACCCCTGCGGGAAGGGCCGGTCACCATGGGGAACCTCTTCCTGGCGCGGCCGTGGGTGATGCCGCAGGTGATCGAGAACGTCCAGCGCCTCTACGATGCGCGCAAGAACCCGCTCCGCCTGGCCGGCCTGTTCGGGCCGGGCATGATCTTCCGCCTGCTCACCCGCTCCATGAGCCTGCCGGAGCTGGAAGCCTACTTCTCCAAGCGACTGGGCGGGGCGCGGGGCGTGGCGGTGGTCTCGCCGGATCCGGAGGTCGGCATCGACGTCGACAAGGTCGCGGACTGGCAGCTGGCCGAGGAGCATCTGGCCAGGAGGGCGCGGGCTTGA
- the purR gene encoding pur operon repressor — protein MSREEGARGLDHPRRSRRLVALTWQFTENPSRLISLSRLGEELGVAKSSLSEDAAIIDATLRSLGVGRLETVSGATGGLRFRPELAPALEEAWLHELARLLADPERILPGGYLYMSDIIFDPAWADRIGWILAHRFREAGADRVVTIETKGIPLGLMTARALHLPLVVIRHGSRVSEGSSVSVNYLSGSGPRIQTMSLARRALVGARRALVVDDFLRGGGTVLGIRQLLHEFDCEVAGVGVLAATRLPEVKRVDEYTALVEVGQVDEGAGRVEVRPLAPGGPGGEGERRHGEA, from the coding sequence TTGAGCCGGGAGGAAGGTGCCCGGGGGTTGGATCATCCGCGGCGCAGCCGGCGTCTGGTGGCGCTGACATGGCAGTTCACGGAGAACCCCTCCCGGCTGATCTCGCTCTCGCGGCTGGGCGAGGAGCTGGGGGTGGCCAAGTCCTCGCTCAGCGAGGACGCCGCCATCATCGACGCGACGCTCCGCTCGCTGGGCGTCGGCCGGCTGGAGACCGTGAGCGGAGCCACGGGTGGCCTCCGCTTCCGCCCCGAGCTGGCGCCCGCGCTGGAGGAAGCCTGGCTGCACGAGCTGGCCCGCCTCCTCGCCGATCCGGAGCGGATCCTGCCCGGCGGATACCTCTACATGAGCGACATCATCTTCGATCCGGCCTGGGCGGACCGGATCGGCTGGATCCTGGCCCATCGCTTCCGGGAGGCCGGTGCCGACCGGGTGGTCACCATCGAGACCAAGGGGATCCCGCTGGGGCTGATGACCGCCCGGGCGCTCCACCTGCCGCTGGTGGTGATCCGCCACGGCTCCCGGGTGAGCGAAGGCTCCTCGGTCAGCGTCAACTATCTCTCCGGCTCGGGACCGCGCATCCAGACCATGTCGCTGGCGCGCCGGGCGCTGGTGGGCGCGCGGCGGGCGCTGGTGGTGGACGACTTCCTGCGCGGCGGCGGGACGGTGCTCGGCATCCGCCAGCTCCTCCACGAGTTCGACTGCGAGGTGGCCGGCGTGGGCGTCCTGGCCGCCACCCGGCTACCGGAGGTGAAGCGCGTGGACGAGTACACGGCGCTGGTGGAGGTGGGCCAGGTGGACGAGGGCGCCGGGCGGGTCGAGGTCCGCCCACTGGCGCCAGGGGGCCCCGGCGGAGAAGGGGAGAGGCGGCATGGAGAGGCCTGA